The proteins below are encoded in one region of Cololabis saira isolate AMF1-May2022 chromosome 21, fColSai1.1, whole genome shotgun sequence:
- the pbx4 gene encoding pre-B-cell leukemia transcription factor 4 isoform X6, which yields MKPALFSVLCEIKEKTVLSIRGVQEEDPPDPQIMRLDNMLLAEGVSGPEKGGGSAAAAAAAAAAGGSPTDSSIEHSDYRAKLAQIRQIYHSELEKYEQACSEFTNHVMNLLREQSRTRPISPKEIERMVAIIHRKFSSIQMQLKQSTCEAVMILRSRFLDARRKRRNFNKQATEVLNEYFYSHLSNPYPSEEAKEELAKKCGITVSQVSNWFGNKRIRYKKNIGKFQEEANLYAVKTAVDAANVSAQASQANSPATPNSGSPGSYSMSHTGDTYLGLRSLNGEGLNTTPSLQPQVDTLHHATHLTGGYEELSGSGLFTPHRLDANSWQDTTNPPSVLSPPGPPGSVHSDTSN from the exons TGTTGAGTATACGCGGCGTGCAGGAGGAAGACCCACCAGATCCTCAGATCATGCGTTTGGACAACATGCTGCTAGCAGAAGGAGTGTCAGGACCAGAGAAAGGTGGAGGATcagccgctgctgctgcagctgcagcggcTGCAGGCGGCTCGCCCACCGACAGCAGCATTGAACACTCTGACTACAGAGCCAAACTCGCCCAGATCCGTCAGATATATCATTCTGAGCTGGAGAAATACGAGCAG GCCTGCAGTGAGTTCACCAACCATGTAATGAACCTGCTGAGAGAGCAGTCTCGCACACGGCCCATCTCTCCCAAGGAGATTGAACGCATGGTGGCCATAATCCACCGCAAATTCAGCTCCATCCAGATGCAGCTCAAGCAGAGCACCTGTGAGGCAGTCATGATTCTGCGCTCGCGCTTCCTCGATGCCAG acgCAAGAGGCGCAATTTCAACAAGCAAGCTACAGAAGTGCTGAATGAGTATTTCTACTCCCACTTGTCCAACCCTTACCCTAGTGAGGAAGCAAAAGAAGAACTGGCCAAAAAATGTGGGATCACTGTGTCTCAG gtctctaattggtttGGCAACAAGAGAATACGCTACAAGAAGAACATTGGTAAGTTCCAGGAGGAAGCAAATCTCTACGCAGTTAAAACAGCGGTGGATGCTGCCAATGTGTCGGCGCAGGCTAGCCAGGCTAACTCACCGGCAACACCCAACTCAG GGTCCCCAGGGTCATACAGCATGTCTCACACAGGTGACACCTACCTTGGCCTGCGCTCCCTCAACGGCGAGGGTCTCAACACCACCCCCTCTCTACAGCCTCAG GTGGATACCCTGCACCATGCTACACACCTGACGGGCGGCTATGAGGAGTTGTCAGGTAGCGGCCTCTTCACCCCTCATCGCTTGGAT gctAACAGCTGGCAGGATACCACCAACCCCCCCTCGGTTCTGTCCCCTCCCGGCCCTCCTGGCAGCGTCCACTCAGACACCTCCAACTGA